GGTAATATTGTTACAACAATAAGGTAGATCtttggataaatttttttttaactcctttagACACCTCACCATTGCATTGAATGGGTCTTCTCTGGGAAACACATGTATTTCAAGTGCCAGACCTCTTACTTATAAACAGTTTTAATTTGTAAACTAAGGACTAGCAGTATTGTCCCACTAAACTGCTCTTTTCGTTTTAACCAACTAACCAAACTATATTTATGTAACAGTGGGTTTGTGTTATTAGGTTTTACATAAAATGAGCACCATCTTCCTTTCTGAAGTGGCCAGGACCACATCCCcatcctgtttctccttttccagAGTGTTCTCTAAGGGGCAGTCACTAGTCATAAAGAAACAACAACTTCCTATAATGATCACATAATGTGGCCAATAACTAAAAATTTCCATCCTCTCAAAGGTCAGTATTTGCAGAAATTAGGACGGGGTTCAGCAAGAGTTTCTATAAACACAGCCAATGTGACACTTGGCCCTCAACTCATGGAAGTAATTGTTTACAGAAGACACCAACATGCATACGTTCCTGTCGCAAAAGTGAAAGACGTGTACGTGGTAACAGGTGAGTGGCGTGAACTCGAAGTTAACTGATGGTGAGGCACTTCGTTCTGGTGATGTTAGTGGGTTAAGAAAGAGTTAGAGCCAAGTGTTCTGGGCTAGGTTAACGATTCATATGGGTTCCTTCCCTCGcttatgtatttaattatattgTACTCCATCTGTGTTTCCAGAATAACTTGGAAAAACCCTAGAAAACTTGTGTAGGAAAAGGGGAAATGATGCTGAATTAtcccttgttttaatttttgaaccTAAAAGCATTATTGAAGTCATCTACTTAAAATCAAGCAATCGTGTGTTCTTTCTATTTTGGGGTATATCTTTTAGATCACGTTCCTGTATTTGTGACTATGTATCAGAAGAATGATCGAAATTTATCTGATGAAACGTTCCTCAGGGACCTCCCCATTATGTTCAATGTCCTGATTCACGACCCTAGTCACTTCCTCAACGAGTCGGCCATTTACTACAAGTGGAACTTCGGGGATAATACTGGTCTGTTTGTTTCCAACAACCCAACTTTGAATCACACATACGTGCTCAACGGAACCTTCAGCCTTAACCTCACTGTACAAGCTGCCGTACCTGGACCTTGTCCTTCGCCTTCGCCCAAACCTCCGAAACCCACCTCTCCTTTATGTAAGTGTTTTCCAAGTGATCTTTGAGGGGGGTTCCTTAACagctaaaaaaagggggggggcgcctgggtggctccattggttaagcgactgccttcgacttgggtcatgatcctggagtcctgggatcaagtcccgcatcgggctccctgctcagcagggagtctgcttctccctctgacccgcccccctcatgtgctctctctctctctctcattctctctctcaaataaataaataaaatctttggaaaaaaccCTAATAATATAGGTTACATAATTAGATCCCTAGTTTAAAGGATTGTATGGAGAGTCTGCAGTGATCCCATTCTGTATCTGTCATTCTTTAGCCACTTTATCACCATTTTAAGCTGTTAGAATatggaagaaaagagagtatGTTTAAAGTCACTTTGCAAGTAGAATTTTGTGACTTGAGTGCAGCTCTTTGACCTTCCTAATTTGTACTGGTCCTCGTTATGTGTACAGATGCTTTTCCTGTCTGCCCCATCACATTTCTGTTCCCCATTTTTTCTCATTATGAGAACACACCTTGGCCCTTTATAAGCATTCAGGCCATCCgcactttctttcttccccctcccacatttctccccacttccattctcctccctgctctgcccacatCCACCTAGTGTCCTGCGAAAACACAGCCGTACTTGAAAGTAGTTTCCAGATGGCCCAAGAAAGAACGTACCTTGAGAGTATTTCTCGGCAAGCAAGCTGGAAAGACTTCTAGACATTAAGATTGTTCTGGATGTAAGGCATAATAAATTAAATCCCACTCTATACTAATAGTATATGAGGCCATTTAAGAAGTTCTTAagagtcgggcgcctgggtggctcagtcgttaagcgtctgccttcggctcaggtcatgatcccagggtcctgggatcgagccccgcatcgggctccctgctcagcggggagtctgcttctccctctccctctccccctgcttgtgttccctctttcgctgtgtctctctctgtcaaataaataaataaaaatctttaaaaaaaaaaagaagttcttaagAGTCTACTTTGGAAAGTGTTAGCTTCCATCTGATGCCCCACCCTACCCCACTCTGCCATGAGTACTCAGCACCCCGATGTGAAGGGGATGGTAATAGACTGACATCCTCCCACTGGTCACAAGAGGGCGCCATCACCAAGCCCAGAGGAAATAACTCCAGCACGATGTCCAGACTTGCTGCAATTCTTGTTTTTACCAAAACCcgttagaaataataaattgttataaTAGTGTGTTATTAACAAAATGAGATCTCACTAAATCCGGAATATCTAAATCAAGACACTAAGTTATTACTGAtgttgattcattcttttttgaaatgttttaaattacaaaattaatgcGTGTTCcttaataaaaattcaaacaatagaGAAGCCTAGAATAAAAGTAAAAGTCCCTATTCACATTCTCCTCCCAAGAGTTAAACCTTGTTAATAGTTGGGAGCGTTTCTTTCCCCATCTTTTTCTATGCCTTTACaaactgtataaatatatataggtgttgttgttttgatttttaaatgggcTCATGCTGTATATATGGTTCtataatttgcttttcttaacAAACATCATGGACATCTTTCCCTTGTCAGTACATAAAATTTAACTCACTTTATTCAATGGCTACATAGTATTTCATAATATGTATAAACTTAGTATATAAGTAATAtagtatgtataaatgtataatttatttaaccgtTCTCTTATTGATGGTTGATTCGGTTAATCCTAATTCCAGTTACAAATATAACTGCACTGAACAACTCTAATCATATagcttcattctttccttttattttaagattttatttctttatctgacagagagagagatcacaagtaggcaggcaggcagtgggagcgggagaagcagactccctgctgagcagggagcccgatgtagggctcgatcctagaaccccgggatcatgacctgagctgaaggcagatgcttaacccactgagccaccaggcgccccgtATAGCTTCATTCTGATATTTCTgtaagagaatttctttttctataagtATCAACGGTCTTCTTTACAAATAAGGAGACCAGgtgtaaaattcaaaataaattgcaGATGCCTGTAATATCTAGAACTGTCTAGAAATTCCTAAATGGTAAAGGGTTTAATGTTAGTTTATTTAACattagtctattttttaaaagattttatttatttgtgagagagagagcacgtgagcgagagggagagagagagagagcgtgcgcatgaGCATGCaaggggttcgatcccaggaccctgggatcatgacctgagccaaaaccagatgcttaaccgactgagctacccaggtgcccctaaaatatgattttatctaTCACGGCCTGCTTGATTTCTTCATGATTGTTGTATCACACATTTTAATTTGGTTTCTCCCTTTCATTTGATTCCCATGTTTAAAGAAGATACAGGATTGTGTTTACttacataatttaataattataacacCTCCTAGTTCTCACATCTCTGTGAATCATTACATATTTAGTTCAAATTTCTGCAGTAACTTAATAGTATAGGACTCCTGACGTTTTTCTAAAGGGCAAGTAGATGTTTAGATTTTTGGTTATTATGTATTACGTACATCTTTTGCATTCTCAGCAACTCATCTAAATGTTATTATCCCAACTCTCCAGCATCAGCCGGTGACAACCCCCTGGAGCTGAGGGAGACTCCTGATGAAACCTGCCACATTAACAGATACGGTTACTTTAGAGCCACCATCACGATTGTAGGTAGGAGCAGCAGGGGAAGGATGTTAGGATCTACCCCGGGCCACCCTCTCACCCTCTTGActctggaggggtgggggcaggggccccTACTCTCTGTTCAACGTCATACCACGTGGGCACAAGCAAAGACGCTGCCAGTTTCTAGATTCCGACTGGCCTAGCCTAGCCTTCCTTAGACATTCTGGTGGAGATGAGCCCAGTGTGAGGCCCACCTACTGCTGAGCCTGCCCCGGGCCTAGACCCCCCACCCTGTGCCTTCCAGAAATCGGAATGAATGTGTCTTGAAGGAAGGCCAGTAGCAAGTTCCCACAATTGCCACTTCCTTCCTCTGATTTCACAAAGTCCCACGTCTGGTGTGTAAGAAAGAGGGATGAACAGGGCTACCACAGATGGCTGTGTGTTGTGGGCACTGCCCGCAGGCGCCCCAGAGAGGACAGGTGGGGCCCGAAGCCCAGCCGAGGCACCCCGGTTCTGGAGATGGGGCTAAATCCCCAGCTGTGCACCCCGGGGCTGAGAGAAGCCGGTGCCCCCTGAGCCCAAGGGCTGCAtcttcccggggggggggggggaaggcggggggggggtccCTTTCTCTGAAATTCCtgtccagaaggaatgcagccttcTAACACATAGACAAGCTCCAGGAACGAAGAGCCAGGTTGGAACGAGGAGTAATTCGGTTTGACTTTGAAAGTGCTGCGTAGACACGTATCCATGTTACGGGGTAGACTCCCAGATCCGGTGTGATTCGGGCGTGGCAAGAACGCCGTGTCTCCGTTTGGTGTGGCTTTCTGATTTATTAAGGAACGGTTGGGTCTGGTTTCTTCTGTGTTCTGATGTGTTTTTCTGTGGGGGGTGTTCTGTTAGACGGAGTTCTGGCGGTCAGCATCATCCAGATGACGGACGTTCTGGGGCCCGCGCCCCGGCCTGACAACTCGCTGATGGATTTCGTCGTGACCTGCCAAGGGATGTGAGTACATCTCAGTCGGAGGACCGGGCCAAGGCCTGAGCAGGGGCCCTAACACCGTGTCCCCTTCAAAGTTGATTTAGATTCCGGTTCATCAGTCAGCCGCGACAAGGAAGGGCCCCAGGAGGTGCTCAGAAGCACACTCTTGTTTTGCTGGATGGAACAGTGCTCGTTACCTTTAAGCTGATGATGAAATTGAATAGTAATTATTGATTGAACACTTACCATGTTCTTAACATCTTGCATCTGTTCTCCTATTGAATCCTTACCCAATCCTGAGTCTCCTCATTTTACCGATGGGTCCCCTGAGGCACGCAGTGATTACAGAACTTGCCCCCATAGATGGTGGGTACCTGCAGAGCATGGCTCACATGCTATGGTCTGGCTCAGAGCCCAGCTCTTAGGCTCCCTGAGGCCCCTCCAAGTGGTGGGAAGCCACTGCGGAATGGCCATGTCCTCGCATGAATTAATATCAATGCCCAATAATCCTATCTCTCTAAACTTTACaaagctttttcttccttttttttaagttttcttttttaattttttaatttttttaatgattttatttatttgacagagagtgagcctgagagagagagagcaagcacaaggtgggcagagggagagggagaagcaggatccccagtgagcaaggagcctgatgcggggctcgatcccaggaccccgggatcatgacctgagccgaaggcagttgcttaacaactgagtcacccaggcgcccctacaaagcTTGCATTACATAATTTGACTTCTTACGGTTTAGTTAGAACTATATAATAGACTAAATataagttaatatataaattcaCAAATTTACGTGTAATAGgtaaattaagtaattaaaatgtatgtgtgtaaatgTATAAGTTAATCAAGAGAATGAGATGGTATAAAAATGTGGCCTTATCTGATAAAAAGGGATAGCTAAGAAGCTCTCCAgcttggggagaggagaggggtgacgatgagagaaaattgagaaaaaccTGATGGAGGAACGAGGCCAGCTGAGAAGACAGCATGTcctgcctgccacccccacctcacTAGACCAGCGTCAGCGCGGTCGCTCCCTCCAGGAGGTCCACTCACAAGGGAAACAGTGTCTACCACAGTAATGCACGGTCACATCGCCTCATGGTTGTCAAACCTCATTTAttcaagtcccagctccaccCCTAACtgcttgtgtgaccttgggctagctGTCTCCCCTCCCCGAGCTGGCTTGTCACCTGCTACACTAGGCTAATCCTGCTTTCCTCATCGGGTCACTGAGAGGAATAGACAAGACCAAGACCATGTCACACACCTACAGCTTTGTGTCTTGCACGTAGTAAATACTGGCTAAACAGCCACTGTTCCTGTCACTGTTAGGCCTCTGCAGGGACCCAGGTGGGCCAGCTCTGGGATGTGATAGGATCTTTGCCCCACACCTAAGCCGACCACACCTGCAGACATCCTAGGGAGCCCAGGTGTGGAGGAACGACTTGGACTTCACACAGTTTCCAATAGCCCCTTGCctttggggcgggggggttggtggtggtggtggtaatttctttctcctccacGCCCAGGGCCACACCTTTCTGAGGATACAGGGGAAACAGTAGCTCATACCCAGGCTTGTTGAAGAGTAAATTATGTGTGACAATTTGACATCATATGGTTTGATATTCTTCTATCAGATGCAAGAATAATAGAATAAAGTAGAATTCAAGTTAATTCTAGTGGAACTCTAGTCAATTTTAGGGACAGGTAATGATTATGATTGTCCCTTTTAAACTGATATTACCTCTCCCTCCCTGGGTGCCGTCTGTCCCCTCAGCATGCCCACAGAGGTCTGCACCGTAGTTTCTGACCCTAGCTGCCAGATCACCTACAACACGGTCTGCGACCCTGTAGATGTGAACACAGGTGATTCGTGCTTACTAACTGTGAGAAGAGCCTTCAGGGGGTCTGGGACATACTGTCTGAACCTCACTCTGGGTGATGATAGAAGCTTGGCCCTCACGAGCACCCTCGTCTCTGTCCCTGCAAGAGGTAAGTTTTGTTTTATGCTTGTACGAACATTTCATATTGCAGGGACGGTGTGTGTCCTATACTAAAGCCATTCAAGGCTTCACTATCaatgtttaactttatttcaGTGCAAAAATCATTGAACTATCATTAATGTGGATTGGACAACTGGCATTAAAGTCCAGTAGCAAATCTACTTAGAgaagggatgagagagagagacccaatGAAATAATGACTAAAGATAAGTcttctgatgaaaaaaatcagcTGTGATCATGGACCAGTAATAATGGGATATGATTACTGCATGCTCGAAGAGATTTATATGTCAAGGGAAAAGTATAAAGCCGAACATCCAAAAATAACAGTGTTCtccaattaaattataaaaagggGGAGACTGGTACCCTGTTGTCATTAGAATCCACCTAGGCAAAGACATGAAACcaagaagagaaatgagaaaccAGGTGGACTGCTGGCTCCTTTCTAATTTGCCATGtgtcctctctttcccttcccaaaTTCTACCAAGCATTACACTGAAACAGTAACAAACCAACTTGCCCAGTCCTCAGATGTTCACCAGTAAATTTACTCTTTGCCCCCCTAGTGCTTGGAGAGGTGAAATGCTAGTGGACTAAGAAATCTCATTGAGAAATTGTCATTTACTGCTGGCTTCCGACTTTCCCAGTCACCAAATTAGGACTCCACCTGGTGACCCTAGCTGAATTTCACTTAAATCCACCTTGTTGGAAGATACTGCTTTCTCTCTCAGAAGAAACGCTTTGCGGTGGAATGGGAAAGAGGGATTAAATTGTGCACACATTACAACACTTATTTTGCTGCTTAATTTTAGTATTGTTAGGCTCACCCTGATGACTAACTCACAGCTCCTCTGGATTTGGAGCCTATCTCATAAGGTAAAATGTACTAAAACATAGATTTATGCATTAACTGTATAAAAGGCAGCTTTAACCTCATTGAAAGAAAAGCTTAAGTAACCATACATATAATTATGTGTATGAGGGCTTATAGTTGGTGAGATCTGAGgcacagatttaaaaacaaaacaaggagacaTAGGTGCCCTGCTTCTTCCAAGGCCcagggtggggag
This genomic window from Halichoerus grypus chromosome 12, mHalGry1.hap1.1, whole genome shotgun sequence contains:
- the GPNMB gene encoding transmembrane glycoprotein NMB — translated: MECLYCFLGFLLLAAGLPPDAAKRFHDVLSNERTSDYMREHNQLAGWSSDENEWNEKLYPVWKKEDPRWKNSWKGGHVQAILTSDSPALVGSTITFVVDLVFPRCQKEDVSGSIVYEKNCRNDIGPSPDLYVYNWTEEGGWGNSPNQHHHHVYPDGKPFPHHPGWKRCNFVYVFHTLGQYLQKLGRGSARVSINTANVTLGPQLMEVIVYRRHQHAYVPVAKVKDVYVVTDHVPVFVTMYQKNDRNLSDETFLRDLPIMFNVLIHDPSHFLNESAIYYKWNFGDNTGLFVSNNPTLNHTYVLNGTFSLNLTVQAAVPGPCPSPSPKPPKPTSPLSSAGDNPLELRETPDETCHINRYGYFRATITIVDGVLAVSIIQMTDVLGPAPRPDNSLMDFVVTCQGIMPTEVCTVVSDPSCQITYNTVCDPVDVNTGDSCLLTVRRAFRGSGTYCLNLTLGDDRSLALTSTLVSVPARDPASPSSMANGALVSVGCLAVFVTVITLLVYKKHKEYKYLIGNGTGIVIKGKGLNVFLNHAKALFCPGNQEQDPLLKHQPGTV